A genomic window from Flintibacter sp. KGMB00164 includes:
- a CDS encoding ferrous iron transport protein A: MSKTLKQVKCGETVTVQKLQGEGPVKRRIMDMGITKGTSIFVRKVAPLGDPVEVTVRGYELSLRKADADMILVE; encoded by the coding sequence ATGAGTAAGACACTCAAGCAGGTCAAGTGCGGTGAAACCGTCACCGTACAAAAGCTGCAGGGAGAAGGCCCCGTCAAGCGCCGGATCATGGACATGGGAATCACCAAAGGTACCAGCATTTTTGTGCGCAAGGTGGCTCCTCTGGGCGATCCGGTCGAAGTGACCGTCCGAGGCTACGAGCTTTCTCTGCGCAAGGCGGATGCAGATATGATCCTGGTGGAGTAA
- a CDS encoding FeoA family protein, which yields MANIKAIRGKDETRRFLENLGFTVGQPVTVIAQLNGNLIVNVKDSRVAISQSMANRIMV from the coding sequence GTGGCAAATATTAAGGCCATTCGCGGCAAGGATGAGACCCGTCGATTTCTGGAGAATCTGGGTTTTACCGTTGGGCAGCCCGTTACAGTAATCGCTCAGCTCAATGGAAATCTGATCGTTAATGTAAAGGATAGCCGGGTGGCTATCAGTCAAAGCATGGCAAACCGCATTATGGTATGA
- a CDS encoding ABC transporter ATP-binding protein/permease, translating into MINKRLIHIMGKSRKYVSAQVLFQWISLLCNIVLMSGIALFLSQLSAGGNPEVWKKMIWILLSALVIRYACTTLASRMSHRAAKQVKEQLRTMIYEKLLHLGLAYQQKARTSEVVQLAVEGVDQLEVYFGSYLPQLCYSILAPLTLFAVLSFVSLPCAVILFLCVPLIPITIVAVQRFAKKLLGKYWGEYTSLGDSFLENLQGLTTLKIYQADAHQHQVMNEQSERFRKITMKVLSMQLNSIIVMDLIAYGGAALGIILAAWQFHAGHLSLFGVLLVILLAAEFFLPMRLLGSFFHIAMNGMAAADKLFALLDLPDTQAGTRAFPDDCTVDCKNLQFGYEEGREILNGIRFSALPGSFVALVGESGCGKSTLAAILTGRMRGFRGECTIGGIPVPDITEDSLMANITYVGHQSYLFRGTVRDTLKMGNAEATDVDFWRVLEQVKLADFLREQQGLDTELEENGINLSGGQRQRLAVARALLHNTPIYIFDEATSNIDIESENAIMEQIKDLARNKTVILISHRLANVVDANQIYVLRQGVISEQGTHEELLSKRSEYARLWNAQQQLEAYGKVAER; encoded by the coding sequence ATGATTAACAAACGGCTGATACACATCATGGGTAAGAGTAGAAAATATGTGTCGGCACAGGTGCTTTTCCAGTGGATTTCTTTACTTTGCAATATTGTATTGATGTCTGGAATTGCGCTTTTCTTAAGCCAGCTTTCTGCTGGGGGCAACCCGGAAGTATGGAAAAAAATGATATGGATTCTTCTGTCTGCTTTGGTCATACGGTACGCATGTACAACCCTGGCAAGCCGGATGAGTCATCGCGCCGCAAAGCAAGTAAAAGAACAGCTGCGTACTATGATTTATGAAAAGCTGCTGCATCTGGGCCTGGCGTATCAGCAAAAGGCTCGGACCTCTGAGGTGGTTCAGCTGGCGGTGGAAGGTGTGGATCAGTTGGAGGTGTATTTTGGGTCGTATCTTCCCCAGTTGTGTTATTCAATCCTTGCGCCGTTGACACTGTTTGCGGTTTTGAGCTTTGTCAGCCTGCCCTGCGCAGTTATCTTATTTCTCTGTGTTCCGCTGATTCCCATTACGATTGTGGCAGTACAGCGCTTTGCTAAGAAGCTTCTGGGCAAATACTGGGGAGAGTACACCTCTTTGGGCGATTCCTTTCTGGAAAATCTGCAGGGGCTTACGACCCTTAAAATTTATCAGGCAGACGCTCATCAGCATCAGGTGATGAACGAGCAGTCCGAACGCTTCCGCAAGATTACTATGAAAGTGCTGTCCATGCAGTTGAACTCTATCATAGTCATGGATCTTATTGCCTACGGCGGAGCCGCTTTGGGGATTATCCTGGCGGCATGGCAATTCCACGCAGGGCACCTGTCCTTGTTCGGTGTGTTGCTGGTGATCCTGCTGGCGGCGGAATTTTTCCTGCCCATGCGGCTTCTGGGATCGTTTTTCCACATCGCCATGAACGGAATGGCGGCAGCGGATAAACTCTTTGCCTTGCTTGATCTTCCGGATACCCAGGCCGGAACCCGCGCATTCCCTGACGACTGCACGGTGGACTGTAAGAATTTGCAGTTTGGTTATGAAGAAGGGCGGGAGATTTTGAATGGTATCCGCTTTTCTGCATTGCCCGGCAGCTTTGTTGCACTGGTAGGTGAGAGCGGGTGCGGCAAATCCACACTGGCTGCCATCCTGACAGGACGCATGCGGGGATTCCGGGGGGAGTGCACCATCGGCGGGATTCCTGTGCCGGACATTACGGAGGATTCTTTGATGGCAAACATCACCTATGTTGGACATCAGAGTTATTTGTTCCGGGGGACTGTAAGAGATACCTTGAAGATGGGCAATGCCGAGGCGACGGATGTTGATTTCTGGCGTGTGCTGGAACAGGTAAAGCTGGCGGACTTTTTGCGGGAGCAACAGGGGTTGGACACAGAGCTGGAGGAAAACGGCATCAATCTTTCCGGTGGACAGCGCCAGCGTTTGGCAGTTGCCCGGGCGCTGCTCCATAATACGCCCATCTACATCTTTGACGAGGCCACCTCTAATATCGATATAGAAAGCGAAAATGCCATTATGGAACAAATCAAAGATCTTGCCCGGAATAAAACCGTCATTCTGATCTCTCACCGACTGGCCAATGTGGTAGATGCCAATCAGATTTATGTGTTGCGGCAAGGCGTTATTTCTGAACAAGGAACCCATGAGGAACTACTTTCCAAGCGGAGCGAGTATGCCCGCTTGTGGAATGCCCAGCAGCAGCTGGAGGCTTACGGAAAGGTGGCGGAAAGATGA
- the vanR gene encoding VanR-ABDEGLN family response regulator transcription factor, which produces MSAEIMIVDDEAAIADLVDVYLKNEGYTVHKFYTATQALECVEQKRLDLAILDVMLPDMDGFTLCQKIRESHLFPILMLTAKVEDMDKITGLTLGADDYITKPFNPLELVARVKTQLRRYTRYNPSSGCGEEVPQEYDIRGLQISKANHKCFLFEEELSLTPLEFSILWYLCSRQGQVVSSEELFEAAWGEKFMDSNNTVMSHIARLREKMHENSRKPKFIKTVWGVGYTIE; this is translated from the coding sequence ATGAGCGCAGAGATCATGATTGTGGACGATGAGGCAGCCATTGCCGACTTGGTAGATGTCTATTTGAAAAATGAAGGATACACAGTCCACAAATTTTATACTGCCACACAGGCGCTGGAATGTGTGGAGCAGAAGCGGCTGGATCTGGCCATTCTGGATGTGATGCTTCCGGATATGGACGGATTTACGCTCTGCCAGAAGATCCGAGAGAGTCATCTCTTTCCTATCTTGATGCTCACCGCGAAGGTGGAGGATATGGACAAAATCACCGGCCTCACCCTGGGGGCAGACGACTATATTACAAAGCCCTTCAATCCTTTGGAGTTGGTGGCGCGGGTCAAGACCCAGCTGCGGCGCTACACCCGCTACAACCCAAGCAGTGGCTGTGGAGAGGAGGTCCCCCAGGAGTACGATATTCGGGGACTGCAGATTTCCAAAGCCAATCATAAGTGCTTTCTTTTTGAGGAAGAGCTTTCCCTTACGCCTTTGGAATTTTCTATCCTTTGGTACCTGTGCAGCCGGCAGGGCCAGGTGGTGTCAAGCGAGGAGCTTTTTGAGGCAGCTTGGGGCGAAAAGTTTATGGACAGCAACAATACTGTTATGAGCCACATCGCCCGCTTGCGGGAAAAGATGCACGAGAACAGCCGCAAGCCGAAATTTATCAAGACGGTTTGGGGGGTGGGATATACCATTGAGTAA
- a CDS encoding heme transporter CcmB, whose protein sequence is MKRSLNILLMVTFVLTLFVPLTGVHIHKLASVLFLLLCLVHTGLYWRKMDARRGVVLALIFVSFLTGAFGLIFDKTPMILAMHKVISIAVVFFLAIHIFVFTSKICPRSRKKINSQRDMWIFVR, encoded by the coding sequence ATGAAAAGATCCTTGAATATCCTGTTGATGGTCACTTTTGTTTTAACGCTTTTCGTGCCCTTAACCGGTGTTCACATTCACAAATTAGCATCGGTGCTGTTTCTTTTACTCTGTCTGGTACATACCGGTTTATACTGGAGAAAGATGGATGCACGAAGGGGCGTTGTCCTTGCATTGATTTTTGTATCGTTTCTGACGGGGGCGTTTGGGCTGATTTTTGACAAAACTCCAATGATTCTTGCTATGCATAAAGTCATTTCTATTGCGGTAGTTTTCTTCCTGGCCATTCATATTTTTGTGTTTACCAGTAAGATTTGCCCAAGAAGCAGGAAAAAGATAAATAGCCAGAGAGATATGTGGATTTTTGTACGCTAA
- a CDS encoding HAMP domain-containing sensor histidine kinase has product MSKQRIQKEREERGKRAGLRTWALYLLALAAWVTAVIALALLGFLVCSRFTWYENNPLYQFLDWVRDYIVFVCIVVVLVGWVVISYYFIARSARDLEWLLSGAEELAHPTDAPIRLPQGLKNAEDQLNLAREQALRAAQAAIDAEQRKSDLVVYLAHDLKTPLTSVIGYLTLLRDEPELSPAMRARYTGVALEKAERLEDLINEFFDITRFSLTHLELEKGDTDLKRMLEQMCSEFGPVLAQRGMTCQLDLPGELRAVCDSDKIARVFDNLLNNACHYAYSDSVLRVAARAEETKIVMTFCNAGPTIPPEKLARMFEQFFRLDTSRGTRTGNAGLGLAIAKEIVEAHGGTITARSGGEEVLFTVTLPR; this is encoded by the coding sequence TTGAGTAAACAGCGGATTCAAAAAGAGCGGGAAGAGCGGGGAAAACGGGCTGGCCTGCGTACCTGGGCGCTTTACCTGCTGGCTCTGGCTGCCTGGGTGACGGCGGTGATCGCCCTGGCTTTGCTGGGCTTCTTGGTGTGCTCCCGATTTACCTGGTATGAGAACAATCCCCTCTATCAATTTCTTGACTGGGTGCGGGATTATATCGTGTTCGTCTGCATCGTGGTGGTATTGGTGGGTTGGGTGGTCATCAGCTATTATTTTATTGCACGCTCTGCCCGGGATTTGGAGTGGCTGCTCTCCGGGGCGGAGGAACTGGCCCATCCTACAGATGCTCCGATCCGTCTGCCGCAAGGACTAAAAAATGCCGAGGACCAGCTGAATCTGGCCCGGGAACAGGCTCTGCGGGCCGCTCAGGCGGCCATAGATGCCGAGCAGCGGAAAAGCGACCTGGTGGTCTACCTAGCCCACGACCTAAAAACGCCCCTTACCAGCGTCATCGGTTACCTCACCCTTCTGCGGGACGAGCCAGAGCTCTCCCCGGCCATGCGGGCGCGCTATACCGGTGTGGCTCTGGAGAAGGCCGAGCGGCTGGAGGACCTCATCAATGAATTCTTTGATATTACCCGCTTCAGCCTTACCCATTTGGAACTGGAGAAGGGAGACACCGATCTGAAGCGGATGCTGGAGCAGATGTGCAGCGAGTTTGGACCGGTCCTGGCCCAGAGGGGGATGACCTGCCAGCTGGACCTGCCTGGGGAGCTGCGGGCGGTCTGTGATTCGGACAAAATAGCCCGGGTTTTCGATAATCTGCTCAACAACGCCTGCCACTATGCCTACTCCGATTCAGTTCTTCGAGTGGCAGCCCGGGCAGAAGAGACAAAAATCGTGATGACCTTCTGCAACGCCGGCCCTACTATTCCCCCGGAAAAGCTTGCCCGGATGTTTGAGCAGTTTTTCCGTCTGGATACCTCCCGGGGCACCCGCACCGGAAACGCCGGACTGGGTTTGGCTATCGCCAAAGAGATCGTGGAGGCTCACGGTGGCACCATTACCGCTCGGAGTGGGGGAGAAGAGGTGCTCTTCACGGTTACTTTGCCTCGGTAA
- a CDS encoding M15 family metallopeptidase, with translation MRTLTRTTGALLLVNAAHSMATSASPDLVCVDPRWPGVQLERRAAGLLNACIRAVGGEHVIVPVSGWRSQEEQQAIWDDTLVKEGEAFTRQYVALPGCSEHQTGLAIDLGLASEEIDFIRPNFPYSGVCAAFRKQAADYGFILRYPAGKEAVTGIAYEPWHFRYVGVPHARFMAEQGIVLEEYMEILRRDFSQRPLTVCAASHIFHIWYCNEAVREDLLSEPGSYCQVSEDNCGGFVVTTWR, from the coding sequence GTGAGAACTCTTACACGTACTACCGGCGCTCTGTTGCTGGTAAACGCTGCCCACTCCATGGCAACCTCCGCCTCGCCGGACTTGGTCTGCGTGGATCCCCGTTGGCCAGGGGTCCAGCTGGAGCGGCGGGCAGCGGGACTCCTCAACGCCTGCATCCGGGCGGTAGGAGGCGAACATGTCATCGTTCCAGTATCCGGCTGGCGCAGCCAAGAGGAGCAGCAGGCCATCTGGGATGATACTTTGGTCAAGGAAGGAGAGGCGTTTACTCGGCAGTATGTGGCCCTCCCCGGGTGCAGCGAACATCAAACCGGTCTGGCCATCGATCTGGGCTTGGCATCGGAGGAGATCGACTTTATCCGCCCCAATTTCCCCTATAGCGGTGTGTGCGCTGCCTTCCGGAAGCAGGCGGCAGATTATGGCTTCATTCTGCGTTATCCCGCCGGAAAAGAGGCGGTCACCGGTATTGCCTACGAGCCATGGCATTTCCGCTATGTGGGCGTGCCCCATGCGAGGTTCATGGCTGAACAGGGGATCGTTCTGGAGGAATACATGGAGATACTGCGCCGAGACTTTTCCCAGCGGCCTCTGACTGTCTGCGCAGCCTCCCACATATTCCATATCTGGTATTGTAACGAGGCAGTCCGTGAGGATCTGCTCTCAGAACCCGGAAGCTACTGTCAGGTGTCGGAGGACAACTGCGGCGGCTTTGTGGTTACCACCTGGAGGTGA
- a CDS encoding YbaN family protein, producing the protein MSGKKILYISLGVLGLGLGALGVVLPLLPAFPFLMLAAFCFGRSSEKLDRWFKSTKLYQNNLETYVKGQGMTRKTKIRVMVTVTLLMLFGFLMMVQKALYIPCGILGAVWLFHILYFCFGVKNYAIKEELVK; encoded by the coding sequence ATGAGCGGCAAAAAGATTTTATATATCTCTTTGGGTGTTTTAGGCCTGGGATTGGGAGCTTTGGGAGTGGTACTGCCCTTGCTGCCGGCATTTCCGTTTTTAATGCTGGCTGCCTTTTGCTTTGGAAGAAGCTCTGAAAAGCTGGATCGCTGGTTCAAAAGTACAAAATTATATCAAAACAATCTGGAAACCTATGTCAAGGGGCAGGGTATGACCCGGAAAACAAAAATCCGCGTGATGGTCACCGTTACCCTCCTGATGTTGTTCGGTTTCCTGATGATGGTTCAAAAAGCACTGTACATCCCGTGTGGAATCCTTGGTGCAGTATGGCTGTTCCATATTTTGTACTTCTGTTTTGGGGTAAAAAACTATGCAATCAAGGAGGAACTTGTAAAATGA
- the vanG gene encoding D-alanine--D-serine ligase VanG — protein sequence MCMNRILIFFGGCSTEYGVSLQSAHAVLTHLDRSRFEPLLVGITQSGGWLYYTGAPDAIPADRWQGTECVPCTLVLSRGVSHLLLLDGSGTQLSFDAAFPVLHGKNGEDGTLQGLLELAGIPVIGCGALSSALCMDKDRAHKLAALAGVKVPRSVVFHRSAGMDEIKAAAAKLGYPLFVKPVRAGSSFGITRVTGPEGLPGAVAAAFANDRELLLEEAIPGFEVGCAVLGTDELTVGAVDEIELSQGFFDFEEKYTLKTSTIHCPARIHPLKAAEIQAVAKAIYRALDCKDFARVDLFLTPEGEIVFNEVNTIPGFTAHSRYPNMMKAAGLDFTTLITRIIEEEVGV from the coding sequence TTGTGTATGAACCGTATTTTGATTTTCTTTGGCGGTTGCTCCACCGAATACGGTGTGTCTCTCCAGTCAGCCCATGCGGTACTGACCCACCTGGATCGGAGTAGATTTGAGCCCCTGCTGGTGGGCATCACTCAGAGCGGCGGCTGGCTCTATTACACTGGCGCACCCGATGCCATCCCCGCTGATCGCTGGCAGGGAACTGAATGTGTCCCTTGTACCCTGGTCCTCAGCCGGGGAGTGTCCCACCTGCTCCTGTTGGACGGCAGTGGCACCCAACTGTCTTTTGACGCAGCTTTTCCGGTGCTCCACGGCAAGAACGGGGAGGATGGCACCCTCCAGGGGCTGCTGGAGTTGGCAGGGATCCCGGTTATCGGCTGCGGCGCGCTGTCCTCCGCCTTGTGTATGGACAAGGACCGGGCCCACAAGCTGGCCGCCCTAGCCGGAGTGAAGGTGCCCCGAAGTGTAGTCTTCCACCGAAGCGCGGGGATGGATGAAATCAAAGCGGCAGCAGCGAAACTGGGCTATCCCCTTTTCGTGAAGCCCGTCCGGGCTGGGTCCTCTTTTGGTATCACCCGGGTCACCGGCCCGGAGGGGCTGCCCGGGGCGGTAGCCGCCGCTTTTGCCAACGACCGGGAACTGCTGCTGGAGGAGGCTATCCCAGGTTTCGAGGTAGGCTGTGCCGTACTGGGTACCGATGAGCTCACTGTGGGCGCGGTGGATGAGATCGAACTCTCCCAGGGCTTCTTCGACTTTGAAGAAAAGTACACCCTGAAAACCTCCACCATCCACTGCCCCGCTCGCATTCACCCCCTAAAGGCGGCGGAGATCCAGGCAGTGGCCAAGGCCATCTACCGTGCATTGGACTGCAAGGATTTTGCCAGGGTGGACCTGTTCCTCACCCCGGAAGGGGAAATCGTCTTCAATGAGGTGAATACCATACCCGGCTTCACCGCCCACAGCCGCTATCCCAACATGATGAAAGCGGCGGGGCTGGATTTCACCACCCTCATCACCCGCATCATCGAGGAGGAGGTGGGAGTGTGA
- the vanT gene encoding serine racemase VanT catalytic subunit — MREETSRAWREVDLNALAHNARVLQGALAPGCRLMSVVKADAYGHGLIPVARRLEAEGVKAFAVACLEEGIALRQSGVQEKILILGYASPGMAFQICRWKLVQTIVDEDHGRALAAQGVPLSVHLALDTGMHRLGIPAEDHKALQHLYELPNLNIEGVFSHLCVSDSLEAEDMSFTCTQLERFYATVRWLKTHGMNPGEIHIQASYGIWNLPPQPCSWARAGIALYGVFSNDAHTEQKLDLHPVLSLRARVALVRTMLPGEGAGYGLAFRADQMRRLAVVTIGYADGLPRSLSQQGGEVLLHGTRCPMVGRMCMDQLMVDVTDVPCVRPGDVATIIGTDGGEVIRAEDVAGQCGTITNELLSRLGQRLPIVAD; from the coding sequence ATGCGTGAGGAAACAAGTCGGGCCTGGCGGGAAGTGGATCTGAACGCTCTGGCCCACAATGCCCGGGTGCTTCAGGGTGCACTGGCCCCTGGCTGCCGTTTAATGTCGGTAGTGAAGGCTGACGCATATGGACATGGGTTAATCCCCGTGGCCCGGCGGTTGGAAGCAGAGGGAGTGAAGGCCTTTGCGGTGGCCTGCCTGGAGGAGGGAATCGCTCTGCGCCAGTCCGGTGTCCAGGAAAAAATCCTGATTCTGGGCTACGCGTCGCCGGGTATGGCATTCCAGATTTGCCGGTGGAAGCTCGTCCAGACGATAGTGGATGAGGATCACGGCCGAGCGCTGGCCGCCCAAGGTGTGCCGCTCTCAGTCCACCTGGCGTTGGATACCGGTATGCATCGCCTGGGGATTCCGGCGGAGGACCATAAGGCTTTGCAACATTTATATGAATTGCCAAATCTGAATATCGAGGGGGTATTTTCCCATTTGTGTGTGTCGGACAGCCTGGAAGCGGAGGATATGTCCTTTACCTGCACGCAATTAGAACGATTTTACGCAACAGTTCGATGGCTCAAGACCCATGGCATGAACCCGGGAGAAATCCACATCCAGGCAAGCTACGGCATCTGGAATTTGCCGCCTCAGCCATGTTCCTGGGCACGGGCAGGAATCGCCCTTTACGGTGTCTTCAGCAATGATGCCCACACAGAACAAAAGCTGGATCTGCACCCAGTGCTTTCCCTGCGCGCCCGGGTAGCCTTGGTGCGTACCATGTTGCCCGGCGAGGGAGCGGGATACGGCTTGGCCTTTCGGGCGGATCAAATGCGGAGGTTGGCAGTGGTTACCATCGGCTATGCCGACGGCCTGCCTCGCAGCCTGTCCCAGCAAGGGGGAGAGGTACTGCTTCACGGAACGCGCTGTCCTATGGTGGGGCGAATGTGCATGGATCAGCTGATGGTGGATGTGACCGATGTGCCTTGCGTGAGGCCCGGTGATGTGGCAACAATCATTGGAACAGATGGGGGAGAAGTCATTCGGGCAGAAGATGTGGCTGGGCAATGCGGTACGATCACAAACGAACTCCTTTCCCGACTGGGACAACGTCTGCCGATTGTTGCAGACTGA
- a CDS encoding sigma factor → MEYSDFDLIRGIKSGNRSALDILIRRWYSRIYGYTFKMIGHEQDAYDITQDVFVAVIQNIGSYHPWKNSIAIFLRSHTISVWATLDFTTELYRLIPYQTSKAISLHSLTT, encoded by the coding sequence ATGGAATACAGCGACTTTGATTTAATACGCGGCATCAAATCTGGTAACAGAAGTGCGCTGGATATTTTGATACGGCGTTGGTATTCCCGTATCTACGGATATACTTTTAAAATGATTGGGCATGAACAAGATGCTTATGATATCACCCAAGATGTGTTTGTTGCTGTGATACAAAACATAGGAAGCTATCATCCTTGGAAAAATTCAATAGCAATATTTTTACGATCGCACACAATAAGTGTATGGGCGACTTTAGATTTCACAACCGAACTCTATCGGTTGATACCATATCAAACGAGCAAAGCAATTTCTCTCCATAGCTTGACGACATAG
- a CDS encoding ABC transporter ATP-binding protein translates to MKRSGIQVMASLVRLVKPLTGYMSLAVLLGLLGHLCATAITVLGGFAVLHTLGMEQRLSLLALFLLIGLCALLRGMLRYGEQTCNHFIAFKLLALLRDRVFAVLRCLCPAKLEGKNKGNLISVITSDIELLEVFYAHTISPICIATLYTVIAAAFLSLYHPILGGITLLAHGTVGIVIPWLTSRWSGDVGQQVRDQSGQLSGFVLDSLRGLSETLQYGQGQKRQQELERRGAQLSQQEEKAKRISGYNSAITNTVILLFDFVMLYAAATLCGFSAALIATLTLMSSFGPSVALAALGATLQNTFAAGNRVLDLLEEQPVVEDVHGYAPVAFDGAAVKDLSFSYDEEEILSHMDLEIPKGKIVGILGRSGSGKSTLLKLLMRFWQTEQGEICISDRPIQNINTDNLRNMESYVTQETYLFHDTIANNLRIAKLDATQEELESACRKASVHDFIASLPQGYDTPVAELGDSLSGGERQRLGLARAFLHQAPLLLLDEPTSNLDSLNEAVILRSLQQVKGEQTIVLVSHRQSTMGIVEQQYCVEQGRMS, encoded by the coding sequence ATGAAGCGATCTGGAATTCAGGTAATGGCCAGCCTGGTTCGCCTGGTAAAACCTCTGACCGGATATATGAGTCTGGCTGTGCTTCTGGGACTTCTGGGCCATCTGTGTGCCACTGCCATCACTGTATTGGGTGGATTTGCGGTATTGCATACACTGGGTATGGAGCAGCGTTTATCCCTTCTGGCACTGTTCCTCTTGATTGGTCTTTGTGCCCTGCTGCGGGGCATGCTGCGCTACGGCGAACAGACCTGTAATCATTTTATCGCCTTCAAACTGCTGGCCTTACTGCGGGATCGTGTTTTTGCCGTCTTGCGCTGCCTGTGCCCGGCAAAGCTGGAAGGTAAGAATAAGGGAAACCTCATCAGTGTTATTACTTCGGACATCGAACTGTTGGAGGTATTCTACGCTCACACCATCTCACCCATTTGCATTGCAACGCTGTATACGGTGATAGCGGCTGCCTTTTTATCCCTCTATCATCCGATATTAGGCGGCATTACGCTCCTTGCGCATGGCACAGTAGGAATTGTGATTCCCTGGCTGACATCCCGCTGGAGCGGGGATGTGGGACAGCAGGTCCGCGACCAAAGCGGTCAGCTTTCCGGCTTTGTTCTGGACAGTCTGCGTGGACTGTCTGAAACGCTGCAGTACGGACAAGGCCAAAAGCGCCAGCAGGAGCTGGAACGGAGGGGGGCGCAGCTGTCCCAGCAGGAGGAAAAGGCCAAGCGCATCTCTGGCTATAACAGTGCAATCACCAACACCGTGATCCTGCTGTTTGATTTTGTCATGCTGTATGCAGCAGCTACACTCTGCGGATTTTCCGCTGCCCTCATTGCTACACTTACCTTGATGAGCTCCTTCGGGCCCAGCGTTGCACTGGCTGCACTGGGTGCCACCCTGCAGAACACCTTTGCCGCGGGCAATCGGGTACTGGATCTTCTGGAGGAGCAGCCCGTGGTGGAAGACGTCCACGGCTATGCGCCGGTTGCTTTTGACGGAGCCGCGGTAAAAGACCTCAGCTTTTCCTACGATGAGGAGGAGATACTCTCCCACATGGATTTAGAAATTCCTAAAGGAAAAATTGTTGGAATTTTGGGCCGAAGCGGCAGCGGGAAATCCACCTTGCTCAAGCTGCTGATGCGGTTTTGGCAAACGGAGCAAGGCGAGATCTGTATTTCAGACCGTCCCATCCAGAACATCAACACTGATAATCTGCGCAATATGGAGAGCTATGTTACCCAGGAAACTTATCTGTTTCACGACACCATCGCCAACAATCTAAGAATCGCCAAACTGGATGCTACCCAGGAAGAACTGGAGTCAGCTTGCCGCAAAGCATCTGTGCATGATTTTATAGCCTCGCTTCCTCAGGGCTACGATACACCGGTAGCCGAACTGGGAGATTCCTTATCTGGGGGAGAACGTCAGAGATTGGGACTTGCCAGAGCATTTTTGCACCAGGCACCGCTGCTGCTGCTGGATGAGCCCACCAGCAACCTTGACAGTTTGAACGAAGCTGTCATTTTGCGGTCGCTCCAGCAGGTGAAGGGCGAACAAACCATTGTACTGGTATCCCACCGGCAGTCTACGATGGGAATTGTGGAACAGCAGTATTGCGTGGAACAGGGCCGCATGAGCTAA
- a CDS encoding serine O-acetyltransferase encodes MSLREFFTDWSKGDRMTGFWCLYRLRNRAKRKMIRDILTFFFNRSARRHGGYVGPGAVILGEPLLPHGLHGVYISRFATIGAGCRIYQNVTIGEVKRRAPVVGNGCLIGAGAVLVGDIRIGDGVKIGAGAVVCQDIPAGCTVVAQPPRILEGGAGYA; translated from the coding sequence GTGTCTTTGCGGGAATTTTTTACCGACTGGTCCAAAGGAGACCGAATGACGGGCTTCTGGTGCCTTTACCGCCTGCGGAACCGGGCAAAGCGGAAGATGATTCGGGATATTTTAACTTTTTTCTTCAACCGCAGCGCCCGACGGCACGGAGGCTATGTGGGGCCCGGCGCTGTGATCTTGGGAGAACCGCTGCTGCCACACGGACTCCACGGAGTCTATATTTCCCGTTTCGCCACCATAGGCGCGGGATGTCGGATCTATCAGAATGTCACCATCGGGGAGGTAAAGCGTCGGGCCCCTGTTGTGGGAAATGGGTGTCTCATCGGAGCGGGTGCAGTGCTGGTGGGGGATATCCGCATTGGCGACGGAGTAAAGATCGGCGCAGGAGCGGTAGTGTGTCAGGATATTCCGGCGGGATGCACCGTAGTGGCCCAGCCGCCCCGGATTTTGGAAGGGGGAGCGGGATATGCGTGA
- a CDS encoding nitrous oxide-stimulated promoter family protein, giving the protein MKSTDYKREQEKRVVAQMIRIFCKKKHHQADLCPDCQEVLSYAMDRSEHCPFMESKAFCSNCKVHCYRPEMREKIRDVMRFSGPRMLFYHPVLAVSHMLSTLKERMKKT; this is encoded by the coding sequence ATGAAATCCACGGATTATAAACGGGAGCAGGAAAAACGGGTCGTTGCACAGATGATCCGGATCTTTTGCAAAAAGAAGCATCATCAGGCTGATTTATGTCCGGACTGCCAGGAAGTTTTATCCTATGCCATGGACCGCTCTGAACACTGCCCGTTTATGGAGAGCAAAGCCTTCTGCTCGAACTGCAAAGTACACTGCTATCGGCCGGAGATGAGAGAAAAAATCCGGGATGTTATGCGCTTTTCCGGGCCCAGGATGCTTTTTTATCATCCTGTTCTGGCGGTGTCCCATATGCTCTCAACGTTAAAGGAAAGGATGAAGAAGACATGA